Below is a genomic region from Nymphaea colorata isolate Beijing-Zhang1983 unplaced genomic scaffold, ASM883128v2 scaffold0209, whole genome shotgun sequence.
TGGAGTATTGCAGTTGCTGTTGAACGTGCTGTGCCGCCCTCAACAAATATGGCATGACAAATACAAGGCCTAGTCCACGGAATGACTTCcctcaaattttcaagatttcgACCAAATAGCACACATGGGCAAAACAGTCCCTGCCAACCTGCAATTACAAGCCAGATGAGTATTCCTTCACATTTAGGGTTATCCGCCATCTCCAAAAATGATCCAGAAAACCCCTTCTTCTGTTCTTATCAGAAAACCCAAATAGCCCAGCAATACTGGTActtctcttccctctcttgTTCCAGAAATACAAATCAACAGAAACCCACTTCAAATTTAAATCCCAACCTCCTCAAAAATGACCAGAGTCACGAGCCCCTGCTGAACATTCACAAGAAAAGACGATGAAATGCGAAGGTTGGAGCGATACCCTCTTTCGTTTTCGACCTCAGGGATCCCGATTGATGAGCAATCCTCACGTTCGCAAGCCGAAACAGCAAAAGATCTTCAGGCCCCATAAGAAGGAAATACATACAGAACCAATTAGTGTAAAATGGTGAAAGGAAAGACGAAAGCAGGAGGTAGGAGAAGCGTTGAgcaataatgaaaatgaaaaacctACCTCGCAAGGAAGGAAGCCAACGGATTTGACGCGCAATTTCCAACCTAGATCAAGATGTCTTGGACAAGAGGGAATGAGTGGTCAGATTGTGGAATCCATTGACAACCTGTTATTCGGATCCGGTTCTCAGTTCATTGTTGATGTCGGACACATGTGCTCTCAGTCGTACCTCAATACGTACCCTGGCTTGGGCATTGGGTTCCGGATCCGTAATAGAGCCAGAGTAAAGTAGGTTTGGGTGGATAAAGGAGAATTAACTACGGGACAAATGAAGACGGGAGAActagaaaacctggttttctttattctttattctttaatttttaaaatcgTGTTTGCACTCTAGAACAAGCTTTTttataaatcaagtttttaaaaCCCTCGTTTTTCCTTTGTTAGCTAGTTAAAACAACGTTTGGtaagaaaaaatttgataaaaaattaaagaaaaaaaggggtTCATGCCACTGGAGTGGAGgacctttttctttaaaaaggacTTGGTTGGATTGGCAAGTGAGGATTTAAGTGGATTAGATTCATCCAATTTAAAATAAgtttaattttagttaatatcctatattcaatCTCCATAAGTTTTGaacatgaattttaaatatAGTATAATGTGCTTGGTATTCAATTCTGCATTGAAAAATTGGATACAAGTTCGGGCAcgaatttaaaagttggatttagttttcaaattaaaattttaaatttgaaaatgatataAATTTGGTTACCtttgtatttaaatctgaattcgtaTCCAAATATGCATACACACCCCGAATCCGATGTGGTAAATACTACATCCGATTCTATGATTTGTTGGAATCCCTATAGGCACGTTAATGGTGATTAGGCTGTAAATGGATGGGAAATGTTACATGATTTTGGGCCCCAAATTGTTTATTGTATTGGAGCATTTAgttaattttgatttgaaatccatagatttgaCATGCACGTCTTGTTCATTGGCAAAAGATTCATTTATAGTTCATCAAACCAAAAGATCTTTACTTGGACGTAAGATCTGTAATTAAATTCCTCAACTTACCTTACTACATTGAGAAAAGGTCCGATTTAAATGGAAAGGGGAAGGATCTGTTCTTAAACCCACAGTTCTCAAATCCGGAGAATGTTAATCAAGAGCAGCAATCACTGCCccctttgaaaaacaaatattcATTGTTCTTAAGCCTCACAGGTTTAAGtatcaaaaattttttatgaaatgaattttgatgtcaCAATGCAATTCTGACATCCTCTAACTCAACCGTCTTAAGccacaaataattttttctccCTAACTCAATGGAAGggtcaacaaaaagaaagattagCAGATAGAATCAAGGGAGTCTTCACCCAACTCAAACGGTCAACACAAACTATTAGAATTCAATCTGTGTATAGGACAGTGTGAGTCAATACATCAGATTAAAAGTCTGAACAATGTAAACATTATTTCTAtatagataataaaaaaaaaaaggcaagagAAACACCGGCCGATCAAAGAATCCAGTTCAATTCAATTTCAATATAGTACATGAACGCTAACTTTTACTTACACCATGGTTGTCGATGTCGTGAACATAAGCACTTACCACCTTTCTCTTTGGCTATGCTTCTTGCAGCATGGAGACGACATCACGTATGGATGACCGGACGGCCGGGCATCGGGTTGTGCACAGCAGCGCCACCATGAAGACCAGCAGGCAGCATCATCTCCTCGTGGACATAGCTGCAGTTGACCCGTGTCCTTGTCCAACACTTCCAGCACCCCGTCCTTGGTCAGAAACTTGTGGCAAACCCAGTCCACGATGCAGTTGACGATGCCTAACTCGGCATCCACCGACCTAATGATCTCCGTTATAACCACAGAATTACCAAGCAAAAAACAGATAGTAGTAGTGTATGAAGCTCTACAGGTATACTTTCACTTGAAAAGTGTACTGATTAAAGAAATTCCAAATGTGGGTTggaaatgagaaatgaaaagaacctccaaaaaatagtttgaaaatCCTACGCAATCTAAAATTGAACTCTATTTCTACCTCCAGTCCATATAAAGAAGAAGGGCACCATGAAGAAGTGCCCCCAATGTGAATTTAATAAATAAGAAGTCCCTTCTCTTTAGTTTTAAAGTCGCTTACTGTGCTAGAATAGTCTCATGCTTCGAGACTGAAATTATATTGAATTTGCATTAGAAAAGCGTTTATGGAACTCGGTAAAGCAAAAACATATAGACATCTTCTACCTCCACCTCCTAAGTGAGGGTAGGGCTTTTCGTAGACGATTTCCTGCTTGGCTTTAATGATGAGAAAGTGACCTCTTGGTCTTTGATACATGCCCACCAGAAGCCTTGACATATTCCtctttggtgtgtgtgtgtgcgctaTCATGATAGGGTGTTGCACTGGCACAtgattttaaagtttaaaaagagagagaatcataGTCACCTGGTTCATTTTCTAGTCAAATGATCGAAGCTGGAGTAAGGCggagactgactacaatgaacTACATTTTTACAGATCAAACAAGTTAAAGAAACCAAACAAGACGGCTTTCCGTCAAGAAATTGATTTCAAGGTAGAAGTAATCTGAATTGTTGTTGCTAATGTTATTGTTTTGAATCCAAGACGCATCTTTGGTGTGAAAACACAGGTCTTGTCGGCACCGGAAGCAACACAGACGCACCAACAAGCACTAGAAGAACGGATGACATGGTTGGAAATAACCACCGTTATAAGTCTATACCGGTGGTTTTCGTGGTCGCTATACGAACTTATACCGGTGCCAGAGTTCGCAGCTATAGCCCACTTATAGCGGTGTTCTTGATCACCGGCATAGGCCTTCACCGCTATAGACTTATAACGGTGATTATTTTCACCGCTATACCTTACCATACGCAGACTTACGCGTTGCAAAGAACATAGGCCATTGTTGTTTGAAGCGCACGCCCCATTAACGAGGCGTGCACCTCAAGCGCCTGCTAATCTCATTCTCCATCTCTTTTGAGATTAACGCTTatatctcattccattttcttaTTTCGTATAGTcacgtttttgtttttgtttactttttggTACAAGGAGGTTCATGCTTAAACAAATCGATCTGTTAAATAAACTATTTATGGAAATAGACTTAGCTGTTAAATAAACTATTTATGGAAAAAGACTTAGCATTTGATTACGGCTCTCAAGGAACTTGCACTCTCTATTCGTAGTCAGACTTCCTAATATTCAATTTGTCATTCTAATTTGCTTTATTGATCGAAAGCTCAAGTCCatgttttttcctatttcaCTTGTTGACTTTCCTTTAGCATTGAAATTACGGTTATTTCAATTTCGACAAACGCAAAGCAGATGTAGTAATACGATTGCACGAAAATGAAGCGAAATGGTTCGAGGAATCAACCTGAGTTTGATACCTGAGATCTTGTATGCCTGTGAATTGTGGAACTGAACCAGATCATTCTGCGATCAATGAAAGTTAGGATTCGCTTGTGAGGCAACTGAGATATCCTTAACAACAAAAGCATGCATAAGCAATACAACGACCACCACTATTCACCTTTGGTAGCTATATCATTGCCATCCTTCATAATGCTGTCCAAAAGAATCTTGACGTTGCACAAAAAAACTCCACCAAAATTAATGCCCTTTTAAGAACAAAAGGCCCCTGCAACAGATAAAATACGGATCTCAAACAAACAAATAGTGACCTTCAACAACAGagattttcacaattttttttttaaatcctttcCAACCCAGTATTCCACACAATTCTAGCGGCTGAGATTCTAGCAGATATAAGAGCGTGCACCATATCAGCTTAATAAGCTCCACTACATTGGGGTGTATTATGAAAATACCCAAATCGCATGAAAAGGGTACAGAAGTGCATACTGTTAATGTCATTTCATAATAATCCAAAGTTCATATGCTCGAACTCTCTTGATTGTTGTCACACTAGACAGAGTGCAAAACAGCACAAGTGAAGTAGACGGTTTCAACTTTACTTACAGATGCCAGATGATTCTTCATCTAGCACCTTTCCCATAAATTTTCCTACTAAAATGTGAAGTTTTGCAACGattcatttttaggcattttAATATGTGAAGAAAATATTAAGATGGCGATGACAATTAGCAGGCCTTACACAACATCTACTCAGGGTAAACCATAAAACCTCTGCCTCCTGCTCTTTGGAGGCAGTGTACGTTTCCCAAGCCAAACAAAGAAGTACATCAATGTTAGGtgcattttatgatattttactgTATCATATGAGACACAGTAACGTACCACAGTCGACAATATAATACTCGTAATGTAAATTGTGTAcagtttctttcctttctctttataaaaaaaatatgcaaaaagcTTTAGATCAACACATATTATACCTTAGAACCACCTCAAGTGGAAACCTAAGCCCTTTTGGATAACACACCAAAACTTAGGTTTAGCAaagaaaccaagtttttgaagtgAATCGGGTGGGTTTCCATGACTCGATAGGTAAAGAGAAACCTCAGTGCGAAGCTAGGTTTTGATCTAAACTTGATATAGATTTACAAGTGCTAACCTTGGGAAGCTAGAATAGGACCAAATCAGTACCTTATCGGAGGGCCACAAAATAGGGAGAGAACATTGGCAACTCTATCCAATGTTTCTCAAACAGGTTTTGTTCACCAAAGATAAAAATTAGCATGGAGCCATTTCTTCACATACACATTGTTTTATAATTTGCAGTTTATTGAGAGGCAGGTATGACATTAGTTGCACATTGCCTGTATTAATGAATAAATGTTTTGTGCACAGTTCATACTTACTCTCCCTAATGGCACACCATAATTTTCCATCGAGTGCCTTTTCGCGTTATAAATTTTCATACCaagtccaaaagaaaaaattatggtaaAAGATGTTTTTTGCACCCATATTCTTTTTGCAACCACCTCATATGGGAATACAAATGTTTCAACGccagaaacaaaaaagagacaGTAACTTCTATCCAACGAAAGTGCAGGGCCTTTATAAAACTGTACATAAAACATGCATACTCACCTGTATTATGTATCATGTATCGGCAAGGTTGTCCAATCCCAGTTCACAGCTAAATATAGAAACTTGTGGGGTCGGCATGAACTTCAAGTGTATCCTTGCCTTCCCCTGTTTAACCTACTAGACACATGCTCATTCAAACAAGTCATTTACCACATACCTACTAGACTGAGTTTAACTGCTTTGAAGTTGAGACATATTTAATTGCCGGGATAGTACTTCCGCGAGGTGAAATTCCCTAAGGTGTGCTTGCACTCAAAACTTGGGTGAAGAAATTTGGATGTCTTTCCTACCAACCTTTCCTTAACCGATTCCAAGTATAAAAGGATGTATGGTGGTGAAAGAAGTCTTGAATTTCCTCACCACGTGGTATGCTGCCTTCACTAGTGAAAATAACCGATAAGCTTTACAAGGGTGTAAAGATTATTCAGACAATCAAAGCATGCTCTAATAAAGATAACACAATTCTAACATCACAAAAAGGGCAGGGTAGCACTTTGAGAAATGGCAAGAGTGTGCCATGGacaataatatttcaaaaacatatgcATGGGCGTCtgtcacagagagagaaagagaaccttAAATGATATTTCCTACGCAATTTTTGCTGAAATAGGCCCCTGTAGATGCCACACACCCACCAAGTGAGCAGCAATCCTGCACCGATCAGGAACGACGTTGAGGGATCAATGCCACGGTGATGGAGTATTGCAGTTGCTGTTGAACGTGCTGTGCCGCCCTCAACAAATATGGCATGACAAATACAAGGCCTAGTCCACGGAATGACTTCcctcaaattttcaagatttcgACCAAATAGCACACATGGGCAAAACAGTCCCTGCCAACCTGCAATTACAAGCCAGATGAGTATTCCTTCACATTTAGGGTTATCCGCCATCTCCAAAAATGATCCAGAAAACCCCTTCTTCTGTTCTTATCAGAAAACCCAAATAGCCCAGCAATACTGGTActtctcttccctctcttgTTCCAGAAATACAAATCAACAGAAACCCACTTCAAATTTAAATCCCAACCTCCTCAAAAATGACCAGAGTCACGAGCCCCTGCTGAACATTCACAAGAAAAGACGATGAAATGCGAAGGTTGGAGCGATACCCTCTTTCGTTTTCGACCTCAGGGATCCCGATTGATGAGCAATCCTCACGTTCGCAAGCCGAAACAGCAAAAGATCTTCAGGCCCCATAAGAAGGAAATACATACAGAACCAATTAGTGTAAAATGGTGAAAGGAAAGACGAAAGCAGGAGGTAGGAGAAGCGTTGAgcaataatgaaaatgaaaaacctACCTCGCAAGGAAGGAAGCCAACGGATTTGACGCGCAATTTCCAACCTAGATCAAGATGTCTTGGACAAGAGGGAATGAGTGGTCAGATTGTGGAATCCATTGACAACCTGTTATTCGGATCCGGTTCTCAGTTCATTGTTGATGTCGGACACATGTGCTCTCAGTCGTACCTCAATACGTACCCTGGCTTGGGCATTGGGTTCCGGATCCGTAATAGAGCCAGAGTAAAGTAGGTTTGGGTGGATAAAGGAGAATTAACTACGGGACAAAATGAAGACGGGAGAActagaaaacctggttttctttattctttattctttaatttttaaaatcgTGTTTGCACTCTAGAACAAGCTTTttataaatcaagtttttaaaaCCCTCGTTTTTCCTTTGTTAGCTAGTTAAAACAACGTTTGGtaagaaaaaatttgataaaaaattaaagaaaaaaaggggtTCATGCCACTGGAGTGGAGgacctttttctttaaaaaggacTTGGTTGGATTGGCAAGTGAGGATTTAAGTGGATTAGATTCATCCAATTTAAAATAAgtttaattttagttaatatcctatattcaatCTCCATAAGTTTTGaacatgaattttaaatatAGTATAATGTGCTTGGTATTCAATTCTGCATTGAAAAATTGGATACAAGTTCGGGCAcgaatttaaaagttggatttagttttcaaattaaaattttaaatttgaaaatgatataAATTTGGTTACCtttgtatttaaatctgaattcgtaTCCAAATATGCATACACACCCCGAATCCGATGTGGTAAATACTACATCCGATTCTATGATTTGTTGGAATCCCTATAGGCACGTTAATGGTGATTAGGCTGTAAATGGATGGGAAATGTTACATGATTTTGGGCCCCAAATTGTTTATTGTATTGGAGCATTTAgttaattttgatttgaaatccatagatttgaCATGCACGTCTTGTTCATTTGGCAAAAGATTCATTTATAGTTCATCAAACAAAAGATCTTTACTTGGACGTAAGATCTGTAATTAAATTCCTCAACTTACCTTACTACATTGAGAAAAGGTCCGATTTAAAATGGAAAGGGGAAGGATCTGTTCTTAAACCCACAGTTCTCAAATCCGGAGAATGTTAAATCAAGAGCAGCAATCACT
It encodes:
- the LOC116268305 gene encoding cell number regulator 6 isoform X2, whose amino-acid sequence is MEIARQIRWLPFLRDLLLFRLANVRIAHQSGSLRSKTKEGWQGLFCPCVLFGRNLENLREVIPWTRPCICHAIFVEGGTARSTATAILHHRGIDPSTSFLIGAGLLLTWWVCGIYRGLFQQKLRRKYHLRFSFSLCDRRPCICF
- the LOC116268305 gene encoding cell number regulator 6 isoform X3 yields the protein MEIARQIRWLPFLRDLLLFRLANVRIAHQSGSLRSKTKEGWQGLFCPCVLFGRNLENLREVIPWTRPCICHAIFVEGGTARSTATAILHHRGIDPSTSFLIGAGLLLTWWVCGIYRGLFQQKLRRKYHLRFSFSLCDRRPCICF